A region of Nakaseomyces glabratus chromosome E, complete sequence DNA encodes the following proteins:
- the RPA43 gene encoding DNA-directed RNA polymerase I subunit RPA43 (CAGL0E05478g~Ortholog(s) have RNA polymerase I activity, role in transcription of nuclear large rRNA transcript from RNA polymerase I promoter and DNA-directed RNA polymerase I complex localization), with protein MAQLKRSAEEIKKIKFIKRHKSQVKNPLDPKDGVSNCILKVPVALYVSLAPMYLKEPTNGIMKQHLDPMIMKYNSKVGGVVLGYDNLEIIDADPLNPSDAEEKLIKITPDTPFGYTWCHTDLYIWKPQVGDILEGHIFIQSASHIGILIHDAFNASIKKNNIPNDWSFIHNEDEEQEEQQDDENNKNNYNNRSIGHWVNANGETIDGKIKFRVRSVYTTGRVISVDGTLLDDPSIWGQGQSRSPAEKLPVVSNKKIIFDDEVSAENKETHQELEIPEPNENKEGEILYEENSSESSSDDSSDSE; from the coding sequence ATGGCCCAACTAAAGAGATCAGCAGAGGAGATCAAAAAGATCAAGTTTATAAAAAGACATAAGAGTCAAGTAAAGAACCCACTTGACCCTAAGGATGGTGTTTCAAACTGTATTCTAAAGGTTCCTGTTGCTCTATACGTCTCATTGGCACCAATGTACTTGAAGGAGCCAACCAATGGTATCATGAAGCAACACCTGGATCCAATGATTATGAAATACAATAGCAAAGTTGGCGGAGTTGTGCTAGGCTATGACAACTTGGAGATAATTGATGCTGATCCGTTGAATCCAAGCGATGCTGAGGAAAAGCTAATCAAGATCACACCTGACACTCCTTTTGGCTACACTTGGTGTCACACAGATTTATACATTTGGAAACCACAGGTGGGAGACATCCTTGAAGGACACATATTTATCCAGTCTGCATCTCACATTGGTATTCTAATCCATGACGCATTCAACGCTAGcataaaaaagaacaatataCCCAACGATTGGTCGTTTATACAtaatgaggatgaagaacaggaagaacaacaagatgatgaaaataacaaaaataacTACAACAATCGTTCTATTGGTCACTGGGTTAACGCCAATGGAGAAACTATTGATGGCAAGATCAAATTCAGAGTGAGAAGTGTCTACACAACTGGTAGAGTTATATCTGTGGATGGTACTCTTCTAGATGATCCATCTATTTGGGGCCAAGGCCAATCTCGTTCACCAGCTGAAAAACTCCCAGTAGtatcaaacaaaaagataatatttgatgatgaagttTCTGCTGAGAACAAAGAAACCCACCAGGAGTTGGAAATACCTGAACCGAATGAAAATAAGGAAGGAGAAATCCTTTATGAGGAGAACTCATCCGAAAGCTCAAGTGACGACTCCAGTGATAGTGAATGA